From the genome of Dermacentor andersoni chromosome 3, qqDerAnde1_hic_scaffold, whole genome shotgun sequence:
TTCCATCGTTATGCCTAGCATATCGCATGATTGAACGAAAAAGTTTATGTTGAGCGAGGTAGTTCCTAGGGAAAATGTGCCAAATTGGGTTGCGTAATCTCTACTTGCAAATTGTTGATAAGCAGGAACAGCTAGGGTACTTCGATCACAAATATCGATGAAAGCATTGCTTAAATTAACTGATTCCCACAGTTTGTATGATCTGCAAGAACATTTAGGTATTGCTAATGCAGGCTTCAAACACTTGCTGTTCTATACCTACATCTGGCTCTTTTTTTCAGGAACCCCGTGGCATAGTTGTTTATTTACATAAAGGTGTGCAGGTCCTCCTCATGTAGAAATTGCCCAAGCGAACTTGATTGTTGTCCATGAGCCAACAGCTATaaccgtctgtctgtctgtctgattcATTTGTAGCTTGGCAGCTCTTATATTCTTCTTTCGGGTAGCCCTTCTTCCTGAGCAGAACCACAGCAGGTGGTGAATTTCGGTTGCAGAACCTGGACCAGCACACTTTCACAGCACACAGTTCACTGGATCTCGGACTGCTTGACCTCTGGGCCAGGTGATAGAAGGTTGCGTAAAAAATATAAAATGTGACCTAATCAATCTTCAggaaaaaccgggaattctcggggTTTTTGAGTATTCTGAAAAATCtctgggaatttgtgcttctatcagggaaaattagctgtaactttattgaaagggaacgagtGTCGCgttaatgctggctcgagtaaccgACAGGAATCGtgatgaatcgtctttgacgctctGTTGTCGGCTGGAGGAATTGCCAGTAaagaccgactttccggatgcccgataattcagacggCTTCGCAGCACTTTCATGTACCCCAGAGAGTCAATGTAtcggaacgtctgaaatttcggacgcaagaaccctttgccgtccgattttcagGACTTTTTGTCGTGACAGCAGGTCCGAagcggcattaatcaaagccatcacTGCTACCATTTTGATGACCtcaccgcctcgaaccggcgctctcgcatgcaAATCCACTGAAAGCCGTAGCCAcaactgcggcaacgctaggcctagctgcttcgacgttcgctattaagcttcttaccGTTGGGTGCCGTGCTTTTCATTGagagaattcgccgctgtcagcaatggtaccgattccgtctttgtggtcctcgcgattggcttcgaagctcggaaagcccgatgcgttgcataatgccggctcccgaaagtcagcttcgcctctgtacagaaatgttacttggtgaagcatacgcaaaagtattgcggtgaagcataacaagcatgggaaggggctattgccacgggacacagtatgtattccttaactaTACACGCGCGAacccggtatctcctgtcacagtacgagcaccgatatgcctaatacatgtactgacaggccttcagaccTTTTTCGAATGTGTCAATGACGGTTTGAGACCTTAAGGGCAGGGAAAGACATACATTcgttttttccaactggccgttTTTTCgcacgttttcgcggcccctagacAGTTCGAAAAATCAGACCttgactgtacaactgatcaagaggatgcttcaagtggtccgcggggcgaacgagtggcagaaggaggacgaGCACAGAAGCTAGGGCCTACGCACTGAgcaatgaacgggaaaggaagcctgctgccgccattttgaaggagcttgagcacaaaaaacaatgtgttggctgatgccgagatgcaggtgtccgtgatccaaaccaaaataaacactttaaagcagtgaaacacaacagtgAGGCGTCGTGTGCGGGCgaagagtatgtcaggacagttgaggttgacttacgagctgttgagagagaatctcaattgggACAAAGTTCTGGCCtcgtaccactgagcttgctatcagttgatagaaatagctcatattcgaaaatatttgcttttgtaagcatttcctttttattcgtatttgagaatgtccgactcgatttgcaatttttgtcGAAGATATTTGCTGTGCATATTACACCCCCACTCCTTTGTactctctttttgaataaaattaacactactccttagtactCAAATAAAATTAATTCgttttttatttgttgttttcgCAAGGTTACTAAAGactgacagcatcgggcgacatggtttaagcccgtcttgacataaaacatagttctgcgtcactcaggaaattttgaaAAGGCACTGAGGGCAAACCTGGGAAACGCAGGGAATttcgaaatgtcaacttggtataGACACCCTGTTAGTCCGATTGTAATTATTTCGTGTTAAGTATTACCTTCAGGTTGGTTGGAATATACGACAGTAGTATATGCACttgtatttaaaaagaaaaagtgctaCAGTATATACAATTCCGTTCATCCTACTCCAGTTAATTCGACTTTCGTATAATTAGACCAGACTATGAAGGTCCTGAGTTCGCTCGTAGAACGCGTTTGCCTTAACTTTCGTTATTTCTATCCTGAAATTAGACATTGTCTCAAAATCGCATTGTCGCAGACATTGACGTGGGGAGGAGGAGGGGCGGTGTCAAAAACATTGTTCCAGAAGGGGAAGGGGAGAAAGCATACGCCTAGCCCTGACCAAAAAGCATGCAAACCCGCAGTGGTGCCATACGTCCACAAACTTTCCCATAACTTGAAGTCGCTAATAGGTTTGGTGTGCCAGTTGTTTTCTCGGTGCCACACTAGTTGGCTGGACTGTGTCCGCGCATAAGCCGCGTTGACAAAAAGACAGGGTGGTGCCAGAAAAACCACACTAGACCGtacgtgaaatgtgcgactgGCGTTATATACGAGATGTCGCTGAAATGTGGGAAGTCCTACGTGGGCCAAACAGATGTGTCAATGACCGGACACGGGAGCATGAATTGCCTATAATTAACAAAGGTTAGGCGCATTTACCTGCGCATTTCATGGTTTACTTGGCATCTAATGCCAGCCACTATATTGCGCAAGATTAAGATGGGTAAGGgtggcaggagtggtgatacgttagcaagagaagttttggaggcatatcacataaaataGAGAGGCACGAGTTGATACGCCTGTTTTTCTGCTTGACAACCAGATGCAGCTGTTAAAAAAACGTCACtgtcgttgctttttttttggggggggggggggttacgtgcccaaaccactttctgattatagagtgttttagttgagcgtctttacggtacgctccgctccgagcggccccgctaagccacagcggagcggcgggcgattttcacgttttagttgcacgtttagcgtagcggagcggacggatggatggatggatggatggatgttatgagcgtcccctttggaacggggcggtggcttgcgccaccaagctcttactactatgctgcctaatatcctacctatgttcaccaatgaaaaaaaaaaaaaaaaaaaaaaaaacccactatgaactaccacgtccaaattttctgataccctattgcgaactgtgcttttgtagtTGTAGACCTTtcgataccctattgcgaactgtgcttttgtagttgtagacggatggatggatggatgttatgagcgtcccctttggaacggggcggtggcttgcgccaccaagctcttactactatgctgcctaatatcctacctatgttcaccaatgaaaaaaaaaaaaaaaaaacaaaaaaaaaacccactatgaactaccacgtccaaattttctgataccctattgcgaactgtgcttttgtacgtctccgtcttttgtcgtttccctacttttcttccaccaatcctccaatcgcctcttactgatgtctattgcggacctgtttgctttaccactgctcccgctgaacccaagggcttcaaggaggccagtggtgcctaaatcgaccgctgggtagacgtcctcacattctaataaaatatgttccgtcgtttccctagctttaccgcagcaagcacatgtttcttcttcattcttatatctcgctttataggtgcgtgttctaaggcatcccgatctcgcttcgaaaagtaatgagcttccctttgagttatcataaatggtttctctcctaatttcgttttttccccttaagtagttactcatggcaggtttcttttccattgccgccacccatgagattaattcagcctctctgactttccgcttgaccttctttgttgctgtgttgcccaccccacaggccgcatacttgctggtaagcttcctagttcttttcctccactgtgaatcaatgttttgcctgtacagatacctgaacactctcccagcccatttactttcctccatattcctcagccgttcttcgtactcaattttactgcgggcttccctcactttcgtagttgcagcgccccctggctaaattcatggtaatgaaagaaaataaaaacactttatgatcactcttataccgtaaaacgtatatatgtatatatataacttgtttctccatgaagtatctagacgtgcgcttgtaatgcgttaccggtccattttatccaatggaaaataaagcgccgtcttggggaacgccacgtgttagccagcgcgcttgctttcggcatccaatccaatgcgttcggacgccaacgctagccaaagtgctgcgcggcacgctccgctcaggcagcttctaagcggaccgtgttcctcgctccgctatcccgcttacggctaagcggacggcgcatgcgcattcgcgcttccgctccgcttaactgcttagcggagcgtaaatacgctcaactaaaacactcttatgaggcacgccgtagtgcgggactccggaaattttgaccacctggggttctttatcgtgcacctaaatctaagtacacgggtgttttcgcatttcgcccccatcgaaatgcggccgccgtggccgggattcgatcccgcgacctcgtgctcagcagcccaacaccatagccactgagcaaccacggcgggtactgtcGTTGCTCTAGACAgcactgatgtacgcatgcgcatttgttgaTTCTCCCTACTCTGCTGCAAGAATAAGGTTAGCTGAAGTTCAGCGCTCGACCTCCATGATCGACCTACCTTTTCTTACTTGTCTTCCCAAGTCTTTTTCCTGTTAGCGCAACAATGAATTCGTTAGATCTCAACCATCTCGcacagcaacaagttctactcataCTATGTCTAACGAAGAAGCCCCATGTGAAGAagcttatttttctttattttcatggaAAGTAGACTACGGGATAATTATGGCAGCGGAAATACGAATTCAATGCGTCACTGTTTAGGCGGGAAATAACCATCCGGCGAGCGGCGTTTATTCATCGGATGACTCGCTGCCGCTGGTCGTAGAGCTGCGCCTCCTTGTGGCTATGGCAGCGGTATTCTGGAGCTCCACGCTGATCTGGCGCCGCAGCAGGGGAAAAAAGGAACGCCACAGGGTAGCCTTGCTCTGGTCCGAGTCCAAGTACACGGCTGATGCCAGGGCCTCGAAGGCGTCCGCTAGGGGCTTGGGAGGAGCACCAATCCGGAAGCCCGGATACTCCTTGGTGCGGGAAGGTTAGAGTGGGTGattggatagatagatagatagatagatagatagatagatagatagatagatagatagatagatagatagatagatagatagatagatagatagatagatagatagtgagtgagtgactgagtgagtgagtgagtgggaaAGAGAGGCAGGCAACGTAAGTTTTTTAAtgctttcacacacacacgcacgcgacgTATTTGTGTAATTTCAGTAAAAACGTTCTTCCTTCCTTCGGATTAAGTATtttcgcactgctcgcctcaaGAATGCAGCGCCAACTCGTCCAGCAAACCATCCTTCTGTGTGCAGAGTGATGATGTCCTTATGATGAGTATACCTGATGATGTCCAGACGCTCTctcgagcaaaaaaagaaaaagtgacttTTTGCAATGCTTGAGAATTACGACCACAAATAGCAGGTTGAGCTCAGGGGGCAGAATGCGACGTTATTTTTTTCAGCTCACTGTTAAATTACGCGCGAAACGCAGAACTCTCATTGGGCGATTGGCAAATAAAATTTCGATTAATATCTGTGGTATTACACGGGAAAGAAcggcaactgctttccttagcGTTTATGTGctcgttgctctctctctcttccaaccTCAATGGGGGAAGAGAAGAAGAACAATGTGGTGAtggaaatcaaaatgttcaaaaaaagaaataacaagatcAAACAGCAGTATCAGCGCAACCTATCATCCTCCCCCTCTGTTATTTTAGGACACTGACGTCTCTCTCCATTGCACCAGCTAGCTGATTCGCTTTCTTCTCTATCAAGAGTGGGAAAGAGTGAGCAACGGTTATATTGCCACATGCACTTATTACTTTTCCCGGTGACCGTCTTTTAACGGCTAACAACTGTCCAAAGTTATCGCCCAGCACAAGACGCGCCTTTCTGCATATCTAAAGCTGCTAACCGTGGTCTGTTGCCACCGAACCTttttgtgtaatcagattgtatgcgcgacgccaattgtggggtactttctggaaggcatgcgggcaccagtgattatgcTGAAACACTCGACgattcatgcataaaagccggTGCGCTTGAACCGCAGATCAAATTTCAACGCTCTACGAGCGCGCTCGCCGTTATCATTGTGCTGAGTGCTACTTGCCCTGCTCGACAAAGGTTCGTCCATTAAACAGTTTCGTTACTTGCGTTGTGGCACTGTGGTCGCTCACCGTCGCTACCACAGAGTTTCGCGCAATAATTATTGTACATGAAACTCTGGGGTCACCACAACGTGACATCAACGCTGCTGAGGAAAGCAGTTGTTGCCCTGACGTACGGACAATATGttcttgtcgaagcgttggctccagcgacattcctcGTTCGACCGCTGGTTATTCACGTGACTTTTTTTCGGCACCCTCAACTCACCCCGTCCCTCAGTTTCCTCACGTATCCAACGATGTCCTCGCTGAGCGCGGAGGACGCGGACCGGAGCAGCTTGTGCATCCCGTGGTGGACCACCACGTACCCGAAGAAGCGGTTGCTCTCGAGGCGCTTGCGCGTCTCGTGGAGCGCCTTCGGCGTCAGGGGATAGATGGTGCCGTACAGGTGGACGGTCAGCAGTTCCTTCAGCAAGGCGTCGCCCATGAAGTCCAAAGGACGCATGTATCCCGGAACGATGCGAGAAGCCGGCGGAAACGACTCGTGGGTGAAAGCCATCAGTAGGAAACCCTGCGCGGTGAGAATATGCGAAAAATGGAGGTCCTTATGGGGCCCCTAGATAGCTTACCAGGTTTGCGCATAGCAAGCGGACACGCTCGGTGCGGGTGTCAGCCGGTGACGGTCATTTCTGCAATGTATACACCGACGTAAAGGCGTGAAAATATATCTGTGAACTCAAACAAAACCCTGCGCGCTACTCTTTTCCGATGCGCCACTTGGCAGCGTACGAGATATGACGTCACGCGAACGGTACTTCTGTGGCACACGCATCGCGGCTGCAGTGCAAGAGTTGCCAGCGGAAGGGCTATGAACTGGCGGATTATCGTAAAATGCAGAGCACGCGGAACCACATCAGGAAATGCTGTCAAAGGCAGTTACAGCGGTCAATCgtaatgtttttcttttgtcttcctgTAACAATGCGTTAGCCGTTTTTTGGATACTTCACACTCTTTCCGGAGCTATCAaattatagtatatatatatatatatatatatatatatatatatatatatatatatatatatatgcatctaaCGGTCCTCCTGACTATACCTGGTTCACTGGGTAGTCAGTGGTGGCGCATCGTGCATGCTGTGCGgaagtaacagggttcgaaaccaaccatcggtcCAACTTGGGTCAATGAGTGTGTGGTAATACGTagatacgtgccgctcttcaacgaacttctTTCACGCCGGTATGTGTCACTGTGGACGCAGGTCTGTGTACGTATCGAAAACTCTTTGAAGCCGGCTTGGAGTACTGTATGTGCCcatcggtctgtgctggtctccaaTGAACCTTTTCGATGTCAACATTGGTAACTGGATATGTGCCAGCAGGTGCGTGCCTCGCTTCAAAGAACGTCTTTGACGTCAACTATATTGTGTGAATAGGTGGTGCCACTGGGAACGTGCTGTTCTACAAttacgaaaaagatcccttaaatttctccgatgctaaGAGTAATCGAATCCTCGTCACAAGCATTTCTCAAGGACAGCGACTCGACGCCTATAACAGGCTGCCTGGGGTGTgcgccacttttcaatgaacgcctttcacgccaacgctctagcgagctgcgccatgaatccACCGGGTATGTGACGCTTTTCGATGAACCTCCCGGCAACTTAGGTCACCGAGTATGTGCCGCTCTACAGTGTGCAGCAAGTGAGGAAATAATGATCAGCGTTCGGAGGTTCCGGCGCGCCACGCTCCTCGTCTCGGAGGCCCCGCACGGACTTCTCAGCAGTGTCGCTgaatggcgcagcgtgtccagaaagaagcgcgagagaggagcccggttgccgcgtGACGTGTTTCTCAGTGTTCGCACGCATCATCgcgccgtgcatttcggaggccacgcaccgGCTCCGCGAtagcggcgctagatggcgtcgAGTACGTGTTCCTAGGGACTAATTAGGGACGCGCGAGAGatgagtcccgctgcagtacgtgCCTCGTgtataactcgtttcgacggtggcagtaCGTCGTGTCGCTGTAGGTTCAATGATCatgcattaccgtcgacaatcATCGTGAGATGGCTTGTGCCGCAATTTTTTTATCTACCTTTTACATAAATAAACGACcacttactactactactgctattaCAACGTCTGGAAATTCGCCTTGCAGTAAGAAAAGAAGTGAGAGCGAACAAAAAATTCCGGCGGAGcccacctcacgatgactgtcgacgctaATTCTATTAtcattcgagcaatgtagcgacacaccgtattgctcaATACATCTTTATTTATTATCTGTAGTGGCGGAAGCAGGCTGGGAGTGCTAATCACATTATAATACACCCACACGCCACAGCGTTTACAACCTCGCATGCTATAGCTCACTACCTAAGAACAGGGAAAAAGCATTTCCAGCAAAAGCGCGCTGCGCCTTTTTATTTCTGCACTTTGCAAGGAACGCATTTCTTACTGCTCGAACAGGCATGAATAGCCGCAGTGGTGGTAGAGCGGTAAAAGGAAAAGCTCGCAGTCCCGTATCATACGCAAGCACAGTTGAGCGCGAAAAGGCGCACGTATAGAAAACACGGCGAGTTTTTATCCTGATGATTTCGTTTCTAAGGAACATCCTCGACCACTAATCGAAAACAGCGAAGTAGGAGATGGAAGTACGCAAGATATCCATTGCGTCTGTCTACTGCAGCCTCACGCGACACGACGCGCCTCCCTTGATCTTTCTTGCTCCCTCCCTTCCCGAGATTGCCTCACCTTGTCACGAAAAGTGTAGCCCAGGACACGCTCGACCTCGGCGTACGGCTTCGCCGCTAGCAGCAGCTCCGGGTGCTGGGGGTTCCACAGTTCGCGGGGAACGGACATGGTCCACTCGTAGAAACCTGGTGAGACGCTGCTGATCGGCATGTCTGTTTGCTCTCTTCTGCGCGGTGTGAACAGCTTTGTTGAGTTTCGAATGGCTCGTCCACTCTCGAGCGCGCAATCTTCTTTGTCTTCTCCCTCTTCGCTTGCGATGCGCACCAAAGAGTTTCATAACGCGAACACCTGGAACTCGTAAAAGAAGTATACGCTGGGGGTTATTGGATTCCTTCAGCCTGGTTACTGAATTCCTGCACTTTGCGACAGACAGGTATAGGTATAGGTAGAATaaggtaggttcctgtctcgcctcgctttaatataaaaaaaaaaagaaaacagtgcgtGACCGACGGTGGTATCGAACCTCtgccgtcgagcacagcagcACGGTACTGTCACCATTTAGAGATGCCGAAATGCCGATGACACGTAGCCAGCGAGCAATGGTTCACGTTTTACCGCAACATGATCTCGTTGTACATCTCTTTTTTGAGTTTGCAAGCTGTGTTACATGCGAGGCAGTAAAGAAAAAGGTTGGAAGGTGATTGAACCTTTCCTgtccttgtcctgtcgtctttcttgtgtctgttgttttgcgctaaacaaagtattcgtGATTGAACCTCCAGTTGAAGTAGATGAAGGATCTTCTGCAGCGTGTTGGGGGTGAGGTAGAGTCGTAGTCGCCACCCACCGAACTCTATCGCGTCACTCCTTCGCGCGAGAGTTTCGGAACCGTCGGCGATCGGAAAATACGTCAAGCATATCCAGACGCTGGATTGCATGCAGGAACTTCTTATGGATTTTCTATCCTGGTTTTCGATATCATGCCTCAAAAGGCAGAATAGAACATCCCAATCTGCCTCTTGATGACATGCCTTTGTGGCGTATAATAAAATGAAGAAATGCCTGTGCGGCTTCATGGTTATATAaagtatcgggcttctgtgctggcGGTACCGTGGTCGAATCCTGCCGGCGGacatgtttgtttatttatttaactgAAATTTCTATACATAATATGTGTATCCCGAACATAACGGCGACGacaaaaaattgtctggagtgtccatagaaCCATATTGCAACAGTCATATGCAGCTGTACACCATACAGCTAtacttcgatataacgaagtcggttAAACCGGCTATTTGCTTCGTCATATTGAAATTTCTCTATATCGAAATTCCagcttttatgcaaataagtacagtcaccgatgGACATTTCTTAGGGGCCGCAAAATTTTACCCTGTTATCGGGCAATCGGAAAAAGCAAATGTGAAtgagaaaaacaaataattttgTTGAATTTCGGAGCCAGTGacgaaagatacggtttcatgccacgtcgacggcggtatcttcacatcggcggtacgagGCGAACCCAGTCATGCTATTGCGTCCACCCCGCACCCGTGGCTGATAGTTTcagtgggacgacgctatcatgaaaaacgtcggcagcggggagcgaatgcttcgaccgcctctcgcttcaacgtcgCTGCGAAAGTCCAGATTACGCAACCGCCAGCACTAAACGCGCACGAAGAAAGCGCACATGATTCCACACCACGTCAGCTCGTGCAGTTTTTTCACTCGCGGCAGATTAGCCCTAAAACAGGGATTGCACTGAGGTACGCTGACCGCCATGCGCACAGCCATGGTCGCTCTAGAAGTAGAAACGCATCGACGTTTGACAAACTGCATTCGCATTAACTGCTGCTTGCATTTAGGTAGAGCTTGTGAGCAGTGTAGTGCGTAAACGTAGACATTACCAGATGGTAACGGTGTAATGACCAACGTATCATAAAATATGCTACGTTGAGTTTCGTGCCTCAAAATTATGATTTAAGCGCGGGAAGCCTAACACGTAGCCGGAGCGAGTTGTAAGTTGTGCGTAGTCAAGAAAAGTAATGACAAATTAATTAATTGCTATGTTTAGCTTTAAATTAGGatttatttgctttatttttgcaCAAGTGTACTCTCCTTGGACAAAAATAAAGGTGAATAAGCTGCTCTAATTTGCCTTGATGTAATACGTTTGGGCTTTACAGGAGCATAAGGAATAGATTTTACTGacgagaaaggaggagaggtcggcctggacagcatgtctctagcctgctactcctcactggggtaaGGGGAAGTGGGAGATACAGGGAAATGTAGGACACAGgggattatgatatggtacaatgaacTACTATACAGATGTCCAATAGGCGGATGCGCGCTTTAGACACATTACACGCAGGAGTAATCTTGTCTACACAAAACGTTAtagcgcaaacacatttcgcactgtgtTCACCTCTTACAGGTCCTAGAGACGAGGCCGTCTAAGCCAGTCTCACATAAAAAAGTTCAAGAGTAATATTGTGGTGCGTTGGGCATGGTCAACTCTTCTCCACGCACCTAAAGCCTTCCGAAAAGGGGCGTGAGTCCAGGCAGTCAACACTAGACTTAAGTGTCCTTcgctcggccgcatattgagggcacacgcaaaatttctgagctattgtctcgggagtgtgacagacgctacagtcagGGTCCCGTTCTCGTCCAATTTTGTGAAGGTACATCGGTGAGTGTGCGCCACACCGAGCCGTAATCGAtggatgagtgtttcctggcctctccgaaaccgaagtggaagccggaattgcGAGCCAGCGTCAAG
Proteins encoded in this window:
- the LOC126546451 gene encoding uncharacterized protein, translated to MPISSVSPGFYEWTMSVPRELWNPQHPELLLAAKPYAEVERVLGYTFRDKGFLLMAFTHESFPPASRIVPGYMRPLDFMGDALLKELLTVHLYGTIYPLTPKALHETRKRLESNRFFGYVVVHHGMHKLLRSASSALSEDIVGYVRKLRDGEYPGFRIGAPPKPLADAFEALASAVYLDSDQSKATLWRSFFPLLRRQISVELQNTAAIATRRRSSTTSGSESSDE